From Tissierellales bacterium, a single genomic window includes:
- a CDS encoding CoA pyrophosphatase → MIINLIEERIKNRIPKPMDIIYNYGILVPLIKIKDDWKLIYQVRAKSLERQPGEICFPGGSVEGKESFKETAIRETCEELNIKEENIKILGQLDYLISHSNSSMYPFIGIIKNVYIDKIKYNKEEVDHIFTVPLQFFLENQPNVYYIDLKTVTGEDFPYEMVPNGEDYNWDRGKHSVYFYEYENYIIWGLTAKITKNFIDIIKKS, encoded by the coding sequence ATGATTATTAATTTAATTGAAGAAAGAATTAAAAATAGAATACCTAAACCTATGGATATTATTTATAACTATGGTATTCTGGTGCCCTTAATTAAAATTAAGGATGATTGGAAATTAATATACCAAGTAAGGGCTAAAAGTTTAGAAAGACAACCAGGAGAAATATGCTTTCCAGGAGGGTCAGTAGAAGGAAAGGAAAGTTTTAAGGAAACTGCCATAAGAGAAACTTGTGAAGAATTAAATATAAAAGAAGAGAATATTAAAATACTTGGTCAATTAGATTATCTTATATCTCATTCTAACTCATCTATGTATCCTTTTATAGGTATAATTAAGAACGTTTATATAGATAAAATAAAATATAATAAAGAGGAAGTTGATCATATTTTTACAGTGCCTCTTCAGTTTTTCTTAGAAAACCAGCCTAATGTATATTATATAGATTTAAAAACTGTAACGGGGGAAGACTTTCCTTATGAGATGGTACCTAATGGAGAAGATTATAATTGGGATAGAGGAAAGCATTCTGTTTATTTTTACGAATATGAAAATTATATTATATGGGGATTAACAGCTAAAATTACTAAAAATTTTATAGATATAATTAAAAAAAGCTAG